The nucleotide window ACCTGGAGAAAAGTCAGGCCTTCCTGGAAAAGATTGGAATATCATACGGTATTAAATTCACGGATCTGGCCAATGAAGAGAAGGATTTCCTCACCGAACACCTGACTAAAATGAATCCAAAGATATTTGACACCGTATACAGCATGCCTAAAGAAGATCCGGCACTACGAAATCTGGAAAATTATGCCGAAATCCTGGATGCATGTGGTAAAAACAAAAACCACGCTGTGGGTTTGAGTATCTGTCTGGGTGAACGGGAATCTGCCATAAAACAGGGAGTGGAATTTTTAAGCAAATACCGGGAATCTCTGATTAGAGGTATAAGCTGGATTTCCCGAGAGGGTGCCCAGGAAATGGATTATGTGCAGTACCTTTACACTGAAGATAAGGAAAATAAAAAAATCATGGGTACTTTAGCCTCTTTAGGTATTGATCTTAAGATTCTAACCCCCGAAAAACCGGTTATAACCATGTCCCGCATGCACAACCTGGTTAAAATTTCAGGCCGTACCACACTGGAAATGACCCAGCGCGGAGTTAACCTGGGTTTTGCACTTGAACAGGCAGCTAAAAGCTTTAACGGAGCTGGTGGAGGGCATAATATCGCTGCGGGCGCAGTGGTGCCCTACAAGGAACTGGAAAACTTCAAAAACCTGGTAAATGATATTGTAAGCACACAGGTCACTTAAAACCTGTGTTGTATTAATATTATTACTGGAAAAGCCAGTGAAATATTTAATTATAAAAAATTAATCAATACCAGGGGAATATTTAATCAATATCAGAGTTGATTAATTAGGATATTCAATTGAAGGGAGTTAAATTGAGAATATCCTGAAAATGAACGTCTCTTAGTTACTTGAGAATCTCATTTACTTGAGAAAATCTCTTATTTAATATCCTGATTAAAATATTCTGTTTAAATTAAATTTTAATTAAAAAATAGTGAATTCGCAACTAATCGAGGCATTTTCTATGTATCTTACCCGAGAAGAGGAAAAAATGTACGCAGGCAAGTATGGTCCTGCTGTGGAGAAATCCATGGAGATTTTGGTTGCTCTGGGAGATATCTACGGAGCAGATGGCATGGTGGAGATAGTATCAGCCCAGATATCTGGAGTTTCCTACAAAACCATTGGCGATGCGGGTTTAGAGTACTTGAATGACCTGGCCAGTGACGGAGCCCAGGTACAAGTTCCCAGCACCCTCAACCCCGCAGGGGTGGATCTAGATCAATGGAAAAGCCTTGGTTTTCCAGAAGAATTCACCAGAAAACAGTTACTCATTGTAGAGGCCTACCGTAAGATGGGAATCAGCACCACCTGTACCTGCACCCCATACCTGGTTGGTAACGTGCCCCCACTGGGCAGTCATATTGCTTGGTCAGAGTCATCGGCGGTTTGTTATGCTAATTCAGTTCTAGGGGCACGTACAAATAGGGAAGGTGGCCCTGGAGCTTTATCCGCCGCAATTTGTGGGAGAACACCCAACTATGGCTACCACTTGGACCCGGGGAGGGTTCCCAATTTACTGGTTGAAGTTGAAACCCCACTGACTGGATCTGATTA belongs to Methanobacterium sp. Maddingley MBC34 and includes:
- a CDS encoding single-stranded DNA-specific exonuclease (PFAM: DHH family; DHHA1 domain) → MTLKKQHYLLNRAEEACTLLKEHLDQDHVVRVISHNDADGISAAGVICNAISQEGGKFHVTMVPRLNEETLDRLSREKYKLFFFCDMGSGYVKRIGRLRGQAVIADHHQTMDSDGDDEETLVHVNPHLFGLDGTRDVSASGVTYLTVKPLEKVELSGLALVGAFGDMQYADGFTGVNQTMLKEATESGVVTEHEDLKISSKDDPLYKALAHTFKPAIPGISGNLEKSQAFLEKIGISYGIKFTDLANEEKDFLTEHLTKMNPKIFDTVYSMPKEDPALRNLENYAEILDACGKNKNHAVGLSICLGERESAIKQGVEFLSKYRESLIRGISWISREGAQEMDYVQYLYTEDKENKKIMGTLASLGIDLKILTPEKPVITMSRMHNLVKISGRTTLEMTQRGVNLGFALEQAAKSFNGAGGGHNIAAGAVVPYKELENFKNLVNDIVSTQVT